A single Populus alba chromosome 7, ASM523922v2, whole genome shotgun sequence DNA region contains:
- the LOC118040397 gene encoding serine/threonine-protein kinase PEPKR2, producing MESLRRKRKGLEILPSFGESLAPLTVILPRLSLGDYSRRRKKYKEDEDKEAVGSSRSVVKGVFTAPPCRSVSADPPCRGLKRKIGCIDVATQLGRKKKIEKEYDLGASIGQGKFGSVVLCRSKVTGEEFACKMLRKGEELVHWEVEIMQHLSGHPGVVTLKAVYEDLESFYLVMELCTGGRLLDQMAKQRQYPEHRAANILKEVVSVIKYCHDMGVVHRDIKPENILLTASGLMKLADFGLAVRMSNGQSLRGAVGSPAYVAPEVLAGDYSEKVDIWSAGVLLHTLLVGVLPFQGDSLDAVFEAIKKVNLDFNSELWESVSQPARELVAHMLTRDVSARLTADEILGHPWILFYTEPTRKELTQKPKFQDHATLTSQQLTVTTRLESERYRITASGFLSDDSSQILSSDGSRSRLEEQDCGLVDALTVAISRVRISEPKRSRLCWPTSPIRQECSSNIKINNLCTAF from the exons ATGGAATCCTTAAGAAGGAAGAGGAAGGGCTTAGAAATTTTGCCTTCATTTGGCGAGTCCCTTGCTCCATTAACAGTGATTTTGCCGCGCTTGTCATTGGGAGATTATTCGAGGCGAAGGAAGAAGTATAAGGAAGATGAGGATAAAGAAGCTGTTGGTTCTAGTAGAAGTGTAGTTAAAGGTGTTTTCACTGCTCCACCTTGTAGGAGTGTCTCTGCAGATCCACCTTGTAGGGGTCTTAAGAGGAAAATTGGGTGTATTGATGTGGCAACTCAGTTGggcaggaagaaaaaaattgagaaagagTATGACTTGGGTGCATCTATTGGGCAAGGGAAGTTTGGGTCGGTGGTTTTGTGTAGAAGTAAAGTGACCGGAGAAGAGTTTGCTTGCAAAATGCTGCGCAAGGGAGAGGAGCTTGTGCATTGGGAAGTGGAGATTATGCAGCACCTCTCAGGTCATCCTGGTGTGGTGACATTGAAGGCAGTGTATGAGGACTTAGAATCCTTTTATCTTGTCATGGAGCTCTGCACCGGGGGACGATTGCTCGACCAGATGGCTAAGCAAAGGCAGTATCCAGAGCATAGGGCTGCTAATATACTCAAGGAAGTGGTTTCAGTTATCAAATATTGCCATGACATGGGAGTTGTTCATCGGGACATAAAACCAGAGAATATCCTCCTTACAGCCTCTGGGCTGATGAAGCTTGCAGACTTTGGCCTAGCTGTGAGGATGTCAAATG GTCAGAGCCTCAGAGGTGCGGTTGGAAGTCCTGCCTATGTTGCGCCAGAAGTTTTAGCTGGTGATTATTCAGAAAAGGTTGATATCTGGAGTGCTGGTGTCCTCCTTCATACTTTGTTGGTTGGCGTGCTTCCATTTCAAGGTGATTCATTGGATGCTGTCTTTGAGGCTATTAAGAAGGTCAACCTTGACTTCAATAGTGAATTATGGGAATCAGTATCTCAACCTGCACGGGAGTTAGTTGCTCATATGCTGACAAGGGATGTTTCAGCAAGACTAACTGCTGATGAAATACTAG GACATCCATGGATCTTGTTCTATACAGAACCAACACGGAAGGAACTTACCCAAAAACCAAAGTTTCAAGACCATGCAACACTGACTTCTCAACAACTAACTGTCACAACTAGGTTGGAGTCAGAGAGATACAGGATAACAGCCAGTGGTTTTCTCAGTGATGACTCCAGCCAAATTTTATCATCTGATGGTTCTAGGTCAAGGTTGGAAGAGCAAGACTGTGGATTGGTTGATGCTCTCACCGTGGCAATATCACGTGTGAGGATATCTGAACCAAAGAGAAGCAGGTTGTGTTGGCCCACAAGCCCGATCCGACAAGAGTGTTCCTCTAACATTAAGATTAACAATCTCTGTACAGCATTTTGA